A window of Acidobacteriota bacterium genomic DNA:
CGCGAGGGCCGAGAGGCCTTTCGTCCATCCCGCGCGCTGCCCCCATCTACTGAATGTACCCGAGCGCCCTGAGCCGGCGCTCCGTCTCGGGGTCGATCTCCCCCGTCGCGCCGCGGCGCCTCGCGGAGGCCCCCATCCAAACCCGCAGCGCCGCTTCGACCGGCGCGGCCCGCGGATCGTCGGGATCGAGCGCTCTCGTCTCACCCGGATCCGCCGCGAGATCGAAGGCCTCGCGCCGCCACGCCCCGATGCCGAAGATGTTCGGCTCCGAGAGGATCACCTTCACGCCTGAGGCGCGCGCCGAGCGCATCCGGGGGGACGTCGTGCGATACCCGAAGTAATCCTCCTGGCTGAAGAGGGTCTGGGGCAGCGGCGACGGCTCGCCCCGGATCGCGCCGAGCCGGCTGGACCCGTGAAACGACGGCTCCGCGCCGAGCCCCGCGACGTCGAGGATCGTCGGCGCCACGTCGAGAAGGCGCGCGGGCGAGGCGACGACGCGCCCTGGCTCGACGACGCCGGCGCGGACGACGATGAGGGGGACGTGGATCAGCTCCTGATAGAGGGTGTGCTCGTGGCCGAGCGCGCCGTGCTCCATGAACTCCTCGCCGTGATCCGACGTGAAGACGACGACCGTATTCCCCGCATCGACGCCGGGGCGCAGCCGATCGAGAAGGCGCCCCAGCTCGCGATCCATCGCCGCGATCTCCGCGTCGTAGAGGGCGTGCGCGTGGCGAAGGTCCGCGTCGTCGACCGCGATCTCACCTCGCAGGATCGCGTACAGCGTCCCCATCTCGAAGCGGAGCGAGCCCGCGTAGTCCGGATCGGCCGCCCGCGCGAGATCCGGCGGCGGCGTGTACGGATCGTGCGGATCCATCAGGTGCAGGTAGAGGAACCGGGGGCGATCCGAAGGGCGCGAGAGGGCGTCCAGGGCGCGGGAGACCATGTCCGCGGCGGGGGCCGTCCGCACCCCGGGATCGCGCCCGGCCGCGCGGACGAGGCGCGCCGGGAGCAGATGCGCGTGGCGGGCGAGGGGGGTGAGATCGGGCTCCTGATCCCATCGATCGAAGCCGCGGTCGAAGCCGAAGCGGGTCGAGACGACGAGGTTGGCGACGAGGCCTTCGGTCGCGTACCCGCGCGCGCGCAGGACCTCGGCCAGGGTCTTCGCCTCCTCCGAGATGCGCGACTGGTAGTCGAGGAGGCCGTGCTCGAACGGGTACCAGCTCGTCAGGATCGTCGCGGTGGAGGGGTTCGTCCACGACGCCTGCGCGGTCACGTCGGTGAACCGCGCCCCCGAGGCCGCGAGGGCGTCGACGACGGGGGTGGGGGCGCGCCTCCCGCCGTAGCAGCCGAGCGCGTCGGGGCGCAGCGTGTCGGCGACGATGAGGACGATGTCGGGAGGGGCGGGCGAGGGCGCGCGCGAAGCCGGGGGCGCGGCGGCGGGCGGGGCGCCGAGGATCGCCGGGGCGAGGGCGATGGCCGGGAGCACGATGGGGACGAGGGCGGCGACGGCGACCCCCGCGTTTCCGAGCCGCGATCCCCGGATGCGGCGCAGCGCCACGGCGGCTCCCCATCCCGCCGCGGCGGCGCCGGCCGCCACCACGGCGGCATCGACCGCCCAGAGAGTGCTCCACCACCGTGGGGCCCGGCGCCCCTCCCCCATCGCGGCGAGGGCGAGGAGGAGAACCGCGATCGTGATCGCGACGGCGACGTTCAGCGAGAGGGGGAAACCGCTCTCCTCGTGCCGCCGGCGGAGAGTCGACGGGAGGAGGCGCAGCGCGGCGGCCACGGGGAGGAGCGCCACGGCGAAGAGCGGTGCGTACGCGATCGCGCCGAGCCTCGCGGCCTCGAGCGCATATCTCAGGGCGCCGTCGCGCGCGAGCGTCGCGGCCGGGATCCTGAGCACGTCGAAGGCGACGAGCACGGCGGTGATCCAGAGCGCGACCGCCAGCGCGCGTCCGAGATCCCTCACGGCCTTCCCGCCTCGTCCACGGAGTAGATCAGGACGCCATCGTCCCGGCGATCGTACGCGAGGGTGAGGCCGGGCGGAACCTCGAGAGGGTGGATCGAGCGCCCCGCGACCTCCCAGTAGCGCGCGAGGGAGGGGCGGAAGCGGAGCGCCTCCGGCGTGAGCGCCACGAACCCGGCGCGGTAGTGCGAGGCGACGGAGCGAAGAGCGGCCAGATCGCCGTCGGGAATCCACACCACCCCCCGCCCGTGGAGCCACGCGTACTGATGGAGCAGCCCCCCTTCGAGCAGCACGTCGTCGGCCTGCGTGTGGAGATCGATCCAGCGCGACGCCTCGATCGCCGCACGATGGGCCGGCTCCTGATCGACGTCGAGATATCTCCCGAGGACGGGACGGGAGACGACGCCGCCCCAGACGAGGGAGACGGCGATCGCGATCGCCGCGGCGACCCGCCCCCTCGCGCGGGAGGGGACGAGCCCGAGGCGGCGGAAGGCGGCGACGATCGCCGCGGCCCCCGCCGCGTAGAGAAGAGGGCGCACGGGAAGGAAGTATCTCGGCAGGGCCCCGCTCCACGGGGCGACCCCCAGGAACATCCCGGCGGAGAGGATCGCGGGGGGGAGCGCCACCGCGCTGCCGGCGCGCGCGAGAGGGATGAAAGGCGCCGCGAAGGCGAGGATCGTCATCCAGCGGAAGGGCCCGTCCTCTCCGAGGAGGAGGGCGCGCGTCACGCGGGTGGCCCGCCGCCATCCCTCGCGGGCGACCCCCGCCGCTCCGTGCTGTTCGATGAAGCGTTGCATCGACGGGGCCGGCTCGCCGGGGGTGTAGAGCGAGCGCCCCGACGGGGCCCACGCGACGTTTTTCATCCGCGAGTAGGCGGGCGATCCGAAGACCGAGACGTTCCGGGCGAACCACGGCGCGCAGACGATCGCCGCGGTGAGGGCGAGGAGACCGGCCAGCGCCGCGCGGCGCCCCCTCCCCTCCCCCGCCGCGACGGGGCCGAACGCGAGGAGCGCGAGCGCGACGGCGAGGGCGACCGCCCCGTTCTGCCGCACGAGGTAGAGCGCCCCGCAGAGGGCGCCCAGGGCCACCGCGAAGGGCGAGGGAAGCGGCTTCGCCGCGCGGCGCGCGAGAGGGGCCGCCAGGCACGCGAAGGCGACGATCAGGAACGTGTAGATCGACTCGGTCATCGCCCAGCTCGACACGATCACCTGGTCGGGCTGGAAGGCGAAGGCCGCGGCCGCGAGCAGCCCCTCGGCGGGCCCGAAGAGGCGGCGCCCGAGGAGGTACACGAGCGGGATCGTGAGAACGGCGAGGGCGACGCTCAGGAGCTTCGCGAGCGTGAAGGAGAGCCCGGTGACGGCGAAGATCGCCGCGAGCAGGTAGGGGTAGAGCGGCGAGGAGAAGTCCTCGGGGCGCGGAGGGCGCGGCGGATCGCCGAAGTAGAGCGAGACGGTGCTCGTCAGGAACCCGTCGCCGCGGAGGATGTGCGCGGCGTCGTCGAGGTAGCGCCCCTCGTCGTAGTCGACGCGCGCGTGGTGCGCGGCCGGCACGAGCCGGTAGGCCCCCCCGGCGATCACGACGATCGCGAGGAGGATCGCGGCGCCGCCGCGGCGGCTCACGCCTCCTCCGGCGCCATCGCGCGGCGCAGGTGGGCCCCGAGGAGGAACGCCGTCGCCGCGAGGATCCCCCCCGCGAGGGAGAGCCCGGCGCGCGCCGTCGATGAGGCCCGGCGGCGGAAGAAGAAGTAATCGGGCTCGAGCCCCGACGGGGGGTACGAGGCCATCGAGATCCGCTTCTCGGTGAGGACGCCGTCGCACCACGAGGCGTACGTGAAGTCCGGGACCTCCCCCCCGAGGGCGCCGAGGAGCGTCGCGCGCGCGAGGTGCGCGTGGAACCTGATCGGCGACAGGTTCGGGATGAAGTTCCAGTCGTCGTGCACCTTCTGCATGGTGCGGAGCTCGAGAAGGTAGTAGACGAAGTTGAAGCTGATCCCGAGAAGGTTCACCGCGATCGCCAGGACGACCAGCGCGGCGACGACGCCGCCCAGGGTGACCCGGGGGGCGAGCCGGCGCGACAGCGCGGCGCGATCCCGGAGCCAGACCGCGAGGGGGACGATCATCTCGGGGAGGACGACGACGAGGTACCTCGGTCCCCACGACCAGTCCCCGTGCCACCACCAGAGCGGCGCGAAGATCGCGATCGTGGTGCCGATCAGCGCGAGGCACAGGCCGCTCGCTTCGGGACGCAGCCGGTGGAAGGCCCGCCAGGCGAAGGGGGCGAGGACGACGATCGGCGAGTACCAGATCACCCCCTTGCCGGCGCTCAAGAGAAGGCCGAAGAGGCCCACCGGGATGAACCCGGCCCCCGCGACGATCGCACCCTGGTTGCCGTACCCCGTCTCGAGCCACGTCCCGAAGCGCGCGTGGTTCACCCAGAGATCGACGAGGCCGAACGGAAGGCCGGGAAGAAGGAACCAGAGCGCCCGCGAGACGATCGCCCGGGGCGAGCTCCCCTTCCGCCTCTCGCGGACGATCAGCGCGCCGAGAAGGATCGGGGTGTAGAGGACCATCTGGTACTTCGTGAGAAAGCCGACGCCGTTCCACGCCCCCGCCGCGGCGAAGCTCCGCCCCCTCCCGTCCCCGCCGGCACGCAGGAGGAAGTGGGCCGTCGCGAGGAGGGCGAGAGCGGCGAGGGGCTCGGCGAAATCGTGCTTGCTGTAGACCCACGCCATCGTCGCAAGGCCGTAGAGGAGCGAGGCGCCTGTGGCCGCGCGGCGACCCAGTCCGAGGGCCAGGACGAGCGCGCACAGGAGCGCCGCGGTGGCTGCGGTGACGGCCACGTTCACGGCGACGGCGGCGCCGAACGAGGCGCTGTCCGTCCCGATGGGAGAGAGGCCCAGCGCTCGCGCCGCCGCGTGGGCGAGCCCGAGGGGGGGGGCCTCGGCGAGGCTGAGGCCGATCGCATAGGGGGAGTACCGCCTCCCGTCGGCGCCCGGATATCCCCACGCGCGGCCGTCGGAGTCTGAGGTCACGGCGAGATCTCCGCGAAGCGCGAGGCTCTCGGCGGTCTTGAGCATCTCGAGGCCGTCGCCGGTGTACGGGTGGCCGCCGAAGGTCACGAGGTAGAGGGCGAGGAAGAAAAAGAAAACGAGCCATGGTGTGCGATCCCGCGACGGCGCCGCCGGCGTCATGCCGCTCTCCCGCGTTCGTCCCGTCCGAGCGAGCGCAGCGTCAGGCCGAGAAGCAGCAGAGATCCGGCGAGCGCGCCGGAGTTGAGGAGGCGCGCCGGCCCCGAGGCGAAGAGATCGGGGTGCGGCTTGCGGGCGATGAGGAGCCACGCGAGGCCGAGCGCCACTCCCGCCCAGAGCGGCGGGCGGGCTTCCCTGAGGAGAGACGACGCGACGGCGAGGATGGGGAGCACCGCGAGAAGATAGTGATGCGTCCAGGAGATGGGTGACAGGAGCAGCGTCAGGAGGATCACCGCGCCGAACTGGAGCTCGTCGGCGAGCGGGGCCGAAGGCCGGGATCTCCGGAGCCGCCCCGCGGTGAAGGCGGCGAGGAGAGCGCCCGCGAGGAGCGACAGCGCGCGCGCCGCAGGGGACGCGGCGAGGGCCACCTCGCGGATGTCGTCCGAGGTGAGGAGGCGATCGAAGAAGCCGGTCAGCGACTGGTTCAGGAAGTAGCTGGTCCCGGCGGCCATCTGCGGGACGACGTCGAAGAAGAAGGCGCGGTGCGGCGCCCACCCGAGCGCCGCGATCGAGATCGCCTGCGTGAGGAGGAAGACCCCCAGGGAGACGATCGCGATCGTCCTCTTCCCCCGCCACCAGAAGAAGACGCTGAGAAGGGCGGGGGTGAGCTTGATCGCGACGGCGAGCCCGAGAAGCGCGCCCGCGGCCCGGTCGCTCCCCCGCCGCCAGGCGAGGAGCGTCCCCGTGAGGAGGACCAGCACGAGAAGGCTCGTCTGCCCCACGGCCATCGCCCAGATCATCGGCAGGAACTCGAAGCAGCAGACGGTGACGGCGAAGGCCGCCTCGGAACCCGTGATCTCCCTGTGCCCCCGGATGTACAGCGCGAGGAATGCGGCCAGGAGCGCCAGATCGAGCGCGAGCCAGACGTTCATCACGGCGGCGAAGCTCAGGGCGCCGAGCGGCAGGAAGGCCAGCGCGAAGAAGGGGGGGTAGATGTAGTAGTGCTGCCTCTCGATGCCGGCCGCGACTCCCGCCTCGCGATAGGGGCCCGACGTCGCGTCGCCGAGGATCGTGTCCCCCGGCGCGACGTCATAGAGGCTCGACGCCCTCCCCTCAGAGACGAGCCGCGCGGCGGTGTAGTACGAGGAGAGATCGCTCCCCCGGATCGGGCTCTGCGCGACGTCCCACGGCAGGCGCGCTGTCGCGAAGTGGGCGCACGCGTAGGCGGCGACGAGCGCGAAGACGAGCCCCTTCCCCTTCACGCCGCCATCTCCCGGGGAGCGGGGCGGCGGAGGTGCACGATCTCGGCGGCGAGGAGCGACCAGAGGATCACCTGCCCCGCGAGGTGGTACGACGCGAGGGGCGAGAGCCAGGGGGAGGCGACGAGCCCCGGGGGCTTCACGTAGATCGCGAGGAGGGCGAAGGCCAGCGCCAGGAGCCCCGCGCGCCCGAGCGTGGCCCGCCCGGCCGCGGCCCACGCGCGGATCAGGAAGAAGATCGCCGGGAGGCTGAGGACGGCGTGGTGGATCCAGGAGATCGGCGAGAGAAAGAGGGTCGAGACGAGGACGAGGCCGAACTCGAGCCGCGATCGCCCGCTCCCGGCGTCCCGGCGCGCGATCGCGGCGAGCGACGCCACGACGATCGCGGAGAGGACGAGGCCCGACGCTCGGACGAAGGCCGACCGCGGCGCGAGATCCCATGAGAAGGGATCGCCGCCGGCCGCGCGCGACAGGAGCGCCGCCAGCGACTGGTTGACCCAGTGCGCGCACCCGCGCGCAAGAAGCGGCACCATCTCGCGAACGTACACGACATGAGAGGTCCACCCGACGACGGCCGCGGACACTCCCACGATCGCCGCCCCGAAGCCCGCCGTCCACCCCACCACGTCCCATCGCCGCTTCCAGGCGAACCAGAGGACGAGAAGAGCGGGGGTGAGCTTGATGGCCACGGCCGCCGCCAGGGCGAGCCCCGCCGGCGCGGCGCGGCCGCTCTCGGCGGCGAAGAGGCCCCCCAGGATCATGAGCAGCACGATGAAATTCGCCTGTCCGGCCCCGAAGGTGAAGAGCGCGGGCCACAGGAGGGCGGTCAGGAGGATCACCCCGGCCCGCTCTGCGGCGCCGAGCCGCGAGCGCTCCCTCCAAAGGTACCACCCCAGGGCGCCGGCGAGCGCGCCGAGGTTCACGAGATACCAGAGATCGTGGGCGGCGCCGTAGGGAAGCCACGCGAGGGGGGTGACGAGGAGCGCGAAAAACGGAGGGTAGAGGTAGTAGTTCGCGTCCTTCACGCCGCGCGAGGAGGCGACCTCCGTCCACGCCGAAGGGGTCTCGGCCTTCGCGAGGATGGGATCCGGCGTGCCGGGGACATAGAGCGCCTCGGGGCGCCCCTCGGCGACCGCCGACGCGGCGACGTAGTAGGACGTGAAGTCGCCGTACGAGAACGACGTGTCGTACTCGGCCAGCTTGAGCAGGAACTGCCCGCCGGCGAAGACCGCCATCAACGTGAGGAGCGCGACGACGCTCGGGCGCCCGGGGCCCGTCGCCTCTGAGGCGGCCGGCGGCGCGGGGCGCGTCGCCCCCGACGCGAAGACGATCCAGAGCATCCCCGCGCCCACGAAGGCGGCGGACGACAACAGCGGATGGAGCGGGCCGACGCCGAACTTCTCGAAGACGGCGAGCCCCACGTACGAGCCCGCGAGCGCGAGGGCCGCCCCCGCGAACGCCGCGAGGCCGCGCCGCGGCGTCTCCCCGCCGGCCCAGCGGCCGATGAGGATGAAGGCCGGCAGGAGCAGGCACACGTAGTGGTGCTCCCACGAGATCGGCGACGCGAGGAGCGAGGCCACCGTGAGAAGAGCGAAGCCATCGTCATCGGCCCTCATCCCCGTCTCGCCCCGTCGGCGGAAGATCGCGAGGAAGGAGAGGCCGACCAGCGCGGCGGCCGCGGCACCGGAGGCGGCGCGCGCGGCGCCGAGACCCGTGCTCAGATCGGCCTTCATGAGATCGCCCGCGCCGAGGAGGCGCGTGACGAACCCGTTCAGCGACTGGTTGGGGTAGAAGGCCGTCCCGGCCGACAGGAGCGGGATCATCCGGGTGACGTAGGTGATCTGCGCGGCGGGCCCGGTCACGGCGAGCGAGATCGCGGTGAGCGCCGCGACGGCGAGCGTCGCGGCGACGGCCGCACGGCGCCGCCCT
This region includes:
- a CDS encoding sulfatase, which produces MRDLGRALAVALWITAVLVAFDVLRIPAATLARDGALRYALEAARLGAIAYAPLFAVALLPVAAALRLLPSTLRRRHEESGFPLSLNVAVAITIAVLLLALAAMGEGRRAPRWWSTLWAVDAAVVAAGAAAAGWGAAVALRRIRGSRLGNAGVAVAALVPIVLPAIALAPAILGAPPAAAPPASRAPSPAPPDIVLIVADTLRPDALGCYGGRRAPTPVVDALAASGARFTDVTAQASWTNPSTATILTSWYPFEHGLLDYQSRISEEAKTLAEVLRARGYATEGLVANLVVSTRFGFDRGFDRWDQEPDLTPLARHAHLLPARLVRAAGRDPGVRTAPAADMVSRALDALSRPSDRPRFLYLHLMDPHDPYTPPPDLARAADPDYAGSLRFEMGTLYAILRGEIAVDDADLRHAHALYDAEIAAMDRELGRLLDRLRPGVDAGNTVVVFTSDHGEEFMEHGALGHEHTLYQELIHVPLIVVRAGVVEPGRVVASPARLLDVAPTILDVAGLGAEPSFHGSSRLGAIRGEPSPLPQTLFSQEDYFGYRTTSPRMRSARASGVKVILSEPNIFGIGAWRREAFDLAADPGETRALDPDDPRAAPVEAALRVWMGASARRRGATGEIDPETERRLRALGYIQ
- a CDS encoding glycosyltransferase family 39 protein, whose translation is MSRRGGAAILLAIVVIAGGAYRLVPAAHHARVDYDEGRYLDDAAHILRGDGFLTSTVSLYFGDPPRPPRPEDFSSPLYPYLLAAIFAVTGLSFTLAKLLSVALAVLTIPLVYLLGRRLFGPAEGLLAAAAFAFQPDQVIVSSWAMTESIYTFLIVAFACLAAPLARRAAKPLPSPFAVALGALCGALYLVRQNGAVALAVALALLAFGPVAAGEGRGRRAALAGLLALTAAIVCAPWFARNVSVFGSPAYSRMKNVAWAPSGRSLYTPGEPAPSMQRFIEQHGAAGVAREGWRRATRVTRALLLGEDGPFRWMTILAFAAPFIPLARAGSAVALPPAILSAGMFLGVAPWSGALPRYFLPVRPLLYAAGAAAIVAAFRRLGLVPSRARGRVAAAIAIAVSLVWGGVVSRPVLGRYLDVDQEPAHRAAIEASRWIDLHTQADDVLLEGGLLHQYAWLHGRGVVWIPDGDLAALRSVASHYRAGFVALTPEALRFRPSLARYWEVAGRSIHPLEVPPGLTLAYDRRDDGVLIYSVDEAGRP
- a CDS encoding glycosyltransferase family 39 protein, whose product is MTPAAPSRDRTPWLVFFFFLALYLVTFGGHPYTGDGLEMLKTAESLALRGDLAVTSDSDGRAWGYPGADGRRYSPYAIGLSLAEAPPLGLAHAAARALGLSPIGTDSASFGAAVAVNVAVTAATAALLCALVLALGLGRRAATGASLLYGLATMAWVYSKHDFAEPLAALALLATAHFLLRAGGDGRGRSFAAAGAWNGVGFLTKYQMVLYTPILLGALIVRERRKGSSPRAIVSRALWFLLPGLPFGLVDLWVNHARFGTWLETGYGNQGAIVAGAGFIPVGLFGLLLSAGKGVIWYSPIVVLAPFAWRAFHRLRPEASGLCLALIGTTIAIFAPLWWWHGDWSWGPRYLVVVLPEMIVPLAVWLRDRAALSRRLAPRVTLGGVVAALVVLAIAVNLLGISFNFVYYLLELRTMQKVHDDWNFIPNLSPIRFHAHLARATLLGALGGEVPDFTYASWCDGVLTEKRISMASYPPSGLEPDYFFFRRRASSTARAGLSLAGGILAATAFLLGAHLRRAMAPEEA
- a CDS encoding DUF2029 domain-containing protein; the protein is MKGKGLVFALVAAYACAHFATARLPWDVAQSPIRGSDLSSYYTAARLVSEGRASSLYDVAPGDTILGDATSGPYREAGVAAGIERQHYYIYPPFFALAFLPLGALSFAAVMNVWLALDLALLAAFLALYIRGHREITGSEAAFAVTVCCFEFLPMIWAMAVGQTSLLVLVLLTGTLLAWRRGSDRAAGALLGLAVAIKLTPALLSVFFWWRGKRTIAIVSLGVFLLTQAISIAALGWAPHRAFFFDVVPQMAAGTSYFLNQSLTGFFDRLLTSDDIREVALAASPAARALSLLAGALLAAFTAGRLRRSRPSAPLADELQFGAVILLTLLLSPISWTHHYLLAVLPILAVASSLLREARPPLWAGVALGLAWLLIARKPHPDLFASGPARLLNSGALAGSLLLLGLTLRSLGRDERGRAA
- a CDS encoding DUF2029 domain-containing protein produces the protein MTAPGLSRLRGALSRPASAADLLAVVLLVFLPLNFLYGAVLTHLHPPDKNDFTSYYVAARVVESGRAGDLYYPEPKGSLLAQASIEHPWIDVARSAGIDNPNYYLYPPLFAVAFVPLAALPYETAFAAWLLLNVAFLAGAFLLCLPPRRDRTLSGLAAAALVALTFYPVWHHLKIGQSSLLVLLLLAACLALLRRGREGAAGLALSGAILLKLTPVIFIPFLWMRGRRRAAVAATLAVAALTAISLAVTGPAAQITYVTRMIPLLSAGTAFYPNQSLNGFVTRLLGAGDLMKADLSTGLGAARAASGAAAAALVGLSFLAIFRRRGETGMRADDDGFALLTVASLLASPISWEHHYVCLLLPAFILIGRWAGGETPRRGLAAFAGAALALAGSYVGLAVFEKFGVGPLHPLLSSAAFVGAGMLWIVFASGATRPAPPAASEATGPGRPSVVALLTLMAVFAGGQFLLKLAEYDTSFSYGDFTSYYVAASAVAEGRPEALYVPGTPDPILAKAETPSAWTEVASSRGVKDANYYLYPPFFALLVTPLAWLPYGAAHDLWYLVNLGALAGALGWYLWRERSRLGAAERAGVILLTALLWPALFTFGAGQANFIVLLMILGGLFAAESGRAAPAGLALAAAVAIKLTPALLVLWFAWKRRWDVVGWTAGFGAAIVGVSAAVVGWTSHVVYVREMVPLLARGCAHWVNQSLAALLSRAAGGDPFSWDLAPRSAFVRASGLVLSAIVVASLAAIARRDAGSGRSRLEFGLVLVSTLFLSPISWIHHAVLSLPAIFFLIRAWAAAGRATLGRAGLLALAFALLAIYVKPPGLVASPWLSPLASYHLAGQVILWSLLAAEIVHLRRPAPREMAA